One genomic segment of Pandoraea sputorum includes these proteins:
- a CDS encoding haloacid dehalogenase type II has product MKLSDFKVLTFDCYGTLIDWESGIFNGLSPLLEKAGKRGLTRDQALEIFARHEADQELRTPALAYSLLLGTVYRRLANEWNVGVTDEEANIFGASVPDWPAFPDSVEALQYLKQHYKLVILSNVDRLSFRGSNARLGVEFDAIYTAQDIGSYKPDPRNFEYMLGRLGADFGFQKTDVLHTAQSLFHDHAPANGFDLASAWIDRRHADTGWGATMPPPGTPKYDFRFESMAALAEAHKTELAR; this is encoded by the coding sequence ATGAAGCTAAGTGACTTTAAAGTACTCACGTTCGACTGCTACGGCACGTTGATCGACTGGGAATCCGGTATTTTCAACGGGCTGTCGCCACTGCTCGAGAAAGCGGGCAAACGCGGCTTGACCCGCGATCAGGCGCTGGAAATCTTCGCTCGCCATGAAGCCGACCAGGAACTGCGCACTCCGGCGCTCGCCTACTCCCTCTTGCTCGGCACGGTGTATCGTCGTTTAGCCAACGAGTGGAACGTGGGCGTCACCGACGAAGAAGCCAACATTTTCGGCGCATCGGTGCCCGATTGGCCTGCATTCCCGGATTCGGTCGAGGCGCTGCAGTATCTGAAGCAGCATTACAAGCTCGTCATTCTGTCAAATGTGGATCGTCTTTCGTTCCGCGGCAGCAATGCGCGACTCGGTGTCGAATTCGATGCGATCTATACGGCGCAGGATATTGGTTCGTACAAGCCCGACCCGCGCAACTTCGAATACATGCTCGGTCGACTTGGCGCTGACTTCGGCTTCCAGAAGACGGACGTACTGCATACGGCGCAAAGTTTGTTCCACGATCACGCGCCGGCGAACGGCTTCGACCTTGCGTCCGCCTGGATCGATCGCCGTCACGCTGATACCGGCTGGGGTGCGACGATGCCCCCGCCCGGCACGCCGAAGTACGATTTCCGCTTTGAGAGCATGGCTGCCCTGGCCGAGGCGCACAAGACGGAACTGGCTCGCTGA
- a CDS encoding FAD-binding oxidoreductase, giving the protein MAEQHLVNLRTLVGDNNVLIGSDAASFESDYRHVFHGKSLAVVRPGNTDEVSAVMRYCYANGISVVPQGGNTSLLGGSVPDATGTSIIISLARLNQIRAIDTMNATMTVSAGVTLSQARSAAEDVGTLFPLRIGSEGSCQIGGNLSTNAGGTAVLRYGNMRELVLGLEVVLPDGRIWHGLRGLRKDNAGYDLKHLFIGSEGTLGIITAAVLKLFPMPRTVSSAFLGTNSPEDALAIFNLMRERLGSDVSAFELISSDAMTLVLSHLNDRPSPLETSHPWYVLVETSSNAGQEDAEAELVSVLSDALSSGHATDAVIAANARQAADFWMIREEISDAQTQARGSVRCDISVPLSSIPAFIRDTTAKVLDLEPTTRMIVYGHVGDGNVHFNPLRPSHVTADSFVQTRGAAIAQLIDDAANELNGSISAEHGVGVAKRDELLTVRSWVELDMAWAVKRALDPRNLLNPGKVLPMLPT; this is encoded by the coding sequence ATGGCTGAACAACATCTCGTCAATTTACGAACCCTCGTCGGTGATAACAACGTGCTGATTGGCTCGGACGCAGCATCGTTCGAGAGTGACTACCGCCACGTGTTTCACGGCAAGTCGTTAGCCGTTGTCCGGCCGGGCAATACCGACGAAGTCAGCGCCGTCATGCGTTACTGCTACGCCAATGGCATCTCGGTCGTCCCGCAAGGCGGAAACACCTCTCTGCTCGGCGGCAGCGTGCCGGACGCCACCGGCACATCGATCATCATTTCGCTCGCACGTCTCAATCAGATTCGCGCCATCGATACCATGAACGCCACGATGACGGTGTCTGCGGGCGTTACTCTTAGCCAGGCGCGCAGCGCCGCCGAGGATGTCGGCACCCTGTTTCCGCTTCGTATCGGCTCGGAGGGGAGTTGCCAGATCGGCGGCAATCTCTCGACCAACGCCGGAGGAACCGCCGTTCTGCGATACGGCAATATGCGTGAGCTCGTTCTGGGTCTGGAAGTCGTGTTGCCGGACGGTCGCATCTGGCATGGACTGCGCGGCTTGCGCAAGGACAACGCGGGATACGACCTCAAGCATCTCTTCATCGGTTCAGAGGGCACGCTGGGCATCATCACCGCCGCAGTGTTGAAGTTGTTCCCCATGCCTCGCACGGTGTCCAGCGCGTTTCTCGGTACGAATAGCCCGGAGGACGCCTTGGCAATCTTCAATTTGATGCGCGAGCGACTCGGCTCCGACGTAAGCGCGTTCGAACTGATCTCGTCCGATGCCATGACGCTGGTTCTGTCGCATCTGAACGATCGTCCGTCGCCACTTGAGACATCCCATCCCTGGTATGTACTCGTCGAAACTTCGTCGAATGCCGGTCAGGAAGATGCGGAGGCTGAACTCGTCTCTGTGCTTTCCGACGCCCTCTCGTCCGGCCATGCCACCGATGCCGTGATTGCAGCCAACGCCAGACAAGCAGCCGACTTCTGGATGATTCGTGAAGAAATATCGGATGCCCAGACGCAAGCACGTGGCAGCGTGCGATGCGATATTTCCGTGCCACTGTCCAGCATTCCGGCGTTCATTCGGGACACCACCGCCAAGGTGCTCGACCTCGAACCCACTACCCGAATGATCGTCTACGGTCATGTCGGCGATGGGAACGTGCATTTCAACCCGCTTCGCCCAAGCCATGTCACGGCGGATTCATTCGTCCAAACGCGTGGCGCCGCGATTGCACAACTCATCGACGACGCAGCTAACGAACTGAACGGGTCGATTTCTGCGGAGCACGGTGTAGGCGTCGCCAAGCGCGACGAACTGCTGACGGTGCGAAGCTGGGTGGAGCTGGATATGGCGTGGGCTGTCAAGCGCGCACTGGATCCACGCAACTTGCTCAATCCGGGCAAGGTTCTACCCATGTTGCCGACATAA
- a CDS encoding EAL domain-containing protein → MPRTPLVLLSIVIACVGTLTPVLTSIYFAGLEADRENKQMAANFARQVEQRAEMISREAHDALAEVERSTSENCSAADLVEMGRINYRYRFVRDVGRYQGDTYVCSVAFGNGRASNHGSHLDKYPAVDGRSFWVPRRSGDSAAPDELLLGRNGVYISIDPQSYVDQIEPAGRQIAVIHPQTNTLVAMTPGADGGAMLASWKDHGNMPGTQWTYSVYSQPGNTLGVVVRSPKANFDSLRNRLLLVWLSVGSVVGALVGWAALRWSRQQLSFPSRLARAIRRDELTVVYQPIVALADGRCVGVEALVRWNLNGQPLSPEVFIPIAESNGLIEPLTDLVLAHAMRDLDEVLHRHSNFYFSINVSSEDLRTDRFLEVLKSKMNATGLVPEQIRIEVTEREAVGDEARRVLRKFREAGHPIYVDDFGTGYSSLKYLQELSVDVLKIDKAFVDTVNQGAASSIVAPHIIAMAHELKLALVAEGIEHTSQEEYLRKRGVQYGQGWLYGKAMTVEALETFLNLPERTPLGRGC, encoded by the coding sequence ATGCCCCGTACACCCTTGGTGTTGCTGTCCATTGTGATCGCATGTGTCGGCACGCTGACGCCGGTGCTGACTAGCATTTACTTCGCGGGATTGGAAGCGGATCGCGAGAACAAACAAATGGCTGCAAACTTCGCGCGACAAGTGGAACAACGTGCGGAGATGATCAGTCGCGAAGCCCACGACGCGCTTGCCGAAGTCGAGCGATCCACCAGCGAGAACTGCTCAGCGGCAGACCTCGTAGAAATGGGCCGCATCAACTACCGCTATCGGTTTGTTCGTGACGTGGGCCGTTACCAGGGGGATACGTACGTTTGTTCGGTAGCATTCGGGAACGGGCGAGCGAGCAATCATGGCTCACACCTTGACAAATATCCTGCCGTGGACGGACGCTCGTTTTGGGTTCCACGGCGCTCCGGTGATAGCGCCGCGCCTGACGAGCTATTGCTTGGCCGAAATGGCGTCTACATATCCATCGACCCACAATCGTACGTCGATCAGATAGAGCCGGCAGGTCGCCAAATCGCTGTGATCCACCCACAGACGAATACGTTGGTCGCGATGACGCCAGGTGCCGACGGTGGAGCAATGCTGGCGTCGTGGAAAGACCACGGGAATATGCCGGGCACGCAATGGACCTACAGCGTGTATTCACAGCCCGGGAATACACTTGGCGTGGTGGTGCGCTCCCCGAAAGCCAACTTCGATTCGCTGCGTAATCGCCTGTTGCTCGTTTGGCTCTCAGTCGGATCCGTGGTCGGCGCCTTGGTGGGTTGGGCGGCCTTGCGCTGGTCCAGGCAACAACTATCGTTTCCCTCGCGACTGGCCAGAGCAATTCGTCGCGACGAACTTACCGTCGTCTACCAGCCTATTGTGGCCTTGGCCGACGGACGATGTGTTGGTGTCGAGGCGCTCGTGAGATGGAACCTGAACGGGCAACCTCTTTCGCCGGAGGTGTTCATTCCGATAGCCGAATCCAATGGCCTGATCGAACCATTGACAGACCTCGTACTCGCGCATGCAATGCGCGATCTCGATGAGGTGCTTCATCGGCATTCCAACTTCTATTTCTCTATTAATGTCAGCAGCGAGGATCTACGTACCGATCGATTTCTTGAGGTTTTGAAGTCGAAGATGAACGCTACCGGCTTAGTACCCGAGCAGATCCGGATCGAGGTCACCGAGCGTGAGGCTGTAGGTGACGAGGCCCGCCGCGTCCTGCGAAAATTTCGCGAGGCGGGTCATCCCATATACGTGGACGACTTTGGCACGGGCTATTCAAGCCTCAAGTACCTGCAAGAACTTAGCGTCGACGTACTGAAAATCGACAAGGCGTTCGTGGATACAGTGAACCAGGGCGCCGCATCGAGCATTGTCGCTCCCCATATCATCGCAATGGCCCACGAACTGAAGCTCGCGTTGGTGGCCGAGGGTATTGAACATACGAGTCAAGAGGAATACTTGCGAAAGCGAGGTGTTCAATATGGTCAAGGGTGGCTATACGGTAAAGCAATGACCGTGGAGGCACTTGAGACGTTTCTTAATCTTCCCGAACGTACACCGCTCGGTCGGGGTTGCTGA
- a CDS encoding GntR family transcriptional regulator, with protein MPKPSPIDLETPHAALTPSPLRRITKGASLAEQAYVEIKRRILSLEFGPGQFFNELMICELIGFSRSPVHHAIQRLKLEGLIDIIPRKGLQIRRESMDEILDLLEARWAVEANVAALAAQRRTEAQLSRMRELIEASRELSRADDRDRFMQIDHDFHAIIAEAAGNSALTEIMRSLHERSARLWKLRLLAPGDLAHTQHEHSAVLDAIAAGDAQAAASAMGAHLASLRRRRVAPTSFNEPLPLHPIAE; from the coding sequence ATGCCAAAGCCGAGCCCTATCGATCTCGAAACACCGCACGCAGCCCTGACGCCGTCGCCGCTTCGACGGATCACCAAGGGCGCGTCGCTCGCGGAGCAGGCGTACGTCGAGATCAAACGGCGTATTCTTTCGCTGGAGTTCGGTCCCGGCCAGTTTTTTAACGAGCTGATGATTTGCGAGCTGATCGGCTTCAGCCGCTCCCCTGTGCATCACGCAATCCAGCGATTAAAGCTTGAAGGACTGATCGATATCATTCCGCGCAAGGGGCTTCAGATTCGTCGCGAGTCGATGGACGAGATACTGGATTTGCTCGAAGCGAGATGGGCAGTGGAAGCCAATGTTGCGGCATTGGCTGCGCAGCGGCGCACCGAGGCGCAGTTGAGCCGGATGCGGGAGCTAATCGAAGCATCGCGCGAGTTGAGTCGTGCGGATGACCGCGACCGGTTCATGCAAATCGATCACGATTTCCACGCGATCATTGCCGAAGCGGCCGGGAACAGTGCGTTGACGGAAATCATGCGTTCATTGCACGAGCGATCTGCGCGTCTTTGGAAGCTTCGCTTGCTCGCCCCGGGCGATCTCGCGCATACACAGCACGAGCATTCGGCCGTGCTCGATGCCATTGCGGCTGGCGACGCTCAGGCAGCCGCCAGCGCGATGGGAGCGCACCTGGCATCGCTTCGTCGCCGACGCGTCGCCCCTACGTCGTTTAACGAACCGCTTCCGTTGCATCCGATTGCCGAGTAA
- a CDS encoding ABC transporter substrate-binding protein has protein sequence MATNSKRRQVVRSLGAVAVGWATGGWQMAGAQDRGQGELTLSLDFTALGRHTPWYVALGKGYFKQAGLNVKIVPGQGTAQAIQALESGIAQFAFSDVVSLALARARGASSAKFVAMNYQSAPYAVFSLAQGANVTKPEQLGGLEIASGAGSFSPKVIQGFMKQHRLDPGSVKFVNVDGAARVGMLLSKKVPSIENFIFTQVGLEKVLPGGQLSTLLLADHGLELYANGLLVKEDMIKSRPDTVRAFVKAAMKGWRDTMADPQAASEIMANYVPGINRDVVVGEIKLLSALAQSADTRRFGMGWIDAGRMQRSVDFIAQNIGIPGAPLSAASLFTTDFLPKGAA, from the coding sequence ATGGCAACGAACAGCAAGCGTCGGCAGGTCGTAAGAAGTCTCGGTGCTGTCGCCGTCGGGTGGGCCACCGGAGGGTGGCAGATGGCGGGGGCGCAAGACCGGGGGCAGGGCGAACTGACGTTGTCGCTCGATTTCACCGCGCTGGGCCGCCACACACCGTGGTATGTCGCGTTGGGAAAGGGCTACTTCAAACAGGCCGGACTGAACGTCAAGATCGTGCCGGGGCAGGGCACTGCGCAAGCCATCCAGGCCCTTGAGTCCGGTATCGCGCAGTTCGCGTTTTCGGATGTGGTGTCGCTGGCGCTGGCCAGAGCGCGCGGCGCAAGCAGCGCGAAGTTCGTCGCAATGAACTATCAGAGCGCTCCCTATGCAGTCTTCTCGCTCGCGCAAGGGGCGAACGTGACAAAGCCCGAGCAACTGGGCGGACTGGAAATCGCCAGCGGCGCGGGAAGCTTTTCGCCCAAGGTCATTCAGGGCTTCATGAAGCAGCACCGGCTGGATCCGGGTTCCGTCAAGTTCGTCAACGTGGATGGCGCAGCCCGCGTGGGCATGCTGCTCAGCAAGAAGGTGCCCTCCATCGAGAACTTCATCTTTACGCAAGTCGGGTTGGAAAAGGTGCTCCCCGGCGGGCAACTGAGCACGTTGCTGCTCGCCGATCACGGGCTCGAACTGTACGCGAACGGATTGCTGGTCAAGGAGGACATGATCAAGTCCCGGCCAGACACCGTACGTGCCTTCGTCAAGGCGGCCATGAAAGGGTGGCGCGACACGATGGCGGATCCGCAGGCGGCCAGCGAGATCATGGCGAACTACGTGCCGGGCATCAATCGCGACGTCGTCGTCGGCGAGATCAAGCTTCTGAGTGCGCTCGCACAAAGTGCCGATACCCGCCGATTCGGCATGGGATGGATCGACGCGGGCCGAATGCAGCGTAGCGTCGATTTCATCGCGCAGAACATCGGCATCCCGGGCGCGCCGCTCTCTGCGGCCTCGCTGTTCACGACCGACTTCCTGCCCAAGGGGGCGGCATGA
- a CDS encoding ABC transporter ATP-binding protein, whose product MNARLDMTGAGGMGGMGGITPTEAVFASIEDVSKIYPPRGKNGETVALEAVSCAFDAGQLVSLLGPSGCGKTTLLRIVAGLTKSTTGVVKIHGKAISGPQRDFGFVFQSANLMPWRNVLANVMFPMEILGKADKAAKTRAHELLTLVGLDAFTSARPHELSGGMQQRVALCRALIHAPRLLLMDEPFGALDDFTRMEMHDLLLSVREHTRAAVMFVTHSISEAVYLSDEVLVFSKRPAKIAERITIDFPYPRSQELRFTPKFTAYEHQASTALGVVK is encoded by the coding sequence ATGAACGCGCGGCTCGACATGACCGGCGCGGGCGGCATGGGCGGCATGGGCGGCATTACGCCAACCGAGGCAGTTTTTGCCTCCATCGAAGACGTCAGCAAGATCTATCCACCGCGCGGCAAGAACGGCGAGACGGTCGCGCTCGAAGCGGTGAGCTGCGCGTTCGACGCCGGACAACTGGTTTCGCTGCTTGGGCCAAGCGGCTGCGGAAAGACGACATTACTGCGCATCGTGGCCGGACTGACCAAGTCCACGACGGGCGTGGTCAAGATCCATGGAAAAGCGATCAGCGGCCCACAGCGTGACTTCGGCTTTGTGTTTCAGAGCGCCAATCTCATGCCCTGGCGCAATGTGCTGGCCAACGTGATGTTCCCGATGGAGATCCTTGGGAAAGCCGACAAAGCTGCCAAGACCCGAGCGCATGAGCTGCTCACGCTGGTCGGTTTGGACGCCTTCACCAGTGCGCGGCCGCACGAGCTTTCCGGAGGCATGCAGCAACGAGTCGCGTTGTGCCGCGCGTTGATCCATGCGCCACGACTGCTATTGATGGATGAGCCGTTCGGTGCGCTGGACGATTTCACGCGCATGGAAATGCACGACCTTTTGCTGTCCGTTCGCGAACACACGCGGGCTGCCGTCATGTTCGTCACGCACAGCATTTCCGAAGCGGTCTATCTGTCCGACGAAGTCCTCGTATTCAGCAAGCGCCCGGCAAAAATCGCGGAACGCATCACCATCGACTTTCCCTATCCCAGATCGCAGGAACTCCGATTCACGCCGAAATTTACGGCTTACGAACATCAGGCCAGCACCGCACTCGGAGTCGTGAAATGA
- a CDS encoding ABC transporter permease, producing MKTLNLRVIGYPTFGIVLLLVVWQMYVVMFHVPMAVLPTPVQIAQSFVDDRAALLSQGWVTLQECVYGFALAFIVGVPIAFAIANSPILNRMFYPLLIAMQSVPKVALAPIVLVWLGTGIESKLALVWLVAFFPIVVDTATGLRTTPVNLIELATSLRATRMQIFLKIQMPAALPHVISGAKIAVTLAVIGAVIGEFVGSTEGLGNLLLVANSQLNTPLAFAALISLALLGLLLYLAIAAIEFALRPWLPHTAEMAGAV from the coding sequence ATGAAGACATTGAACCTTCGCGTGATCGGGTATCCCACGTTCGGCATCGTGCTACTTCTGGTCGTCTGGCAGATGTATGTGGTGATGTTCCACGTGCCCATGGCCGTGCTTCCGACGCCCGTCCAGATCGCGCAGTCATTCGTTGACGACCGGGCGGCGCTCTTGTCGCAAGGGTGGGTAACGCTTCAGGAGTGCGTCTACGGTTTTGCGTTGGCGTTTATCGTCGGTGTGCCCATCGCCTTTGCCATTGCGAATTCGCCGATATTGAACCGGATGTTCTATCCGCTCCTCATCGCGATGCAGTCGGTGCCTAAAGTGGCGCTCGCCCCTATCGTGCTGGTCTGGCTGGGAACGGGTATCGAATCGAAGCTGGCACTGGTGTGGCTGGTCGCGTTCTTTCCGATTGTCGTGGATACCGCCACAGGCTTACGAACCACGCCGGTCAATCTCATCGAACTGGCCACATCGCTCAGAGCCACACGCATGCAGATCTTTCTCAAGATTCAGATGCCAGCCGCGCTTCCGCATGTGATCTCCGGCGCAAAAATCGCAGTGACGCTAGCGGTAATTGGCGCGGTGATCGGCGAGTTTGTGGGCAGTACCGAAGGTCTCGGCAATCTGCTGCTGGTCGCCAATTCACAACTGAATACGCCACTCGCGTTTGCCGCACTGATTTCGTTGGCCTTGCTCGGTCTGTTGCTTTATCTGGCGATTGCCGCCATCGAATTCGCGCTTCGTCCGTGGTTGCCGCATACGGCAGAGATGGCGGGCGCGGTCTGA
- a CDS encoding cupin domain-containing protein: MSDNDKQTKTAGAPMPSMAEILLHSETMPWREKSLAGVAEKMFWRDDETGASIALIKFSKGAGIPAPHSHASNQFMYCLSGKYEYTSTGVTLLPGSFYCNPKGNVHGPTIAHEETVVVEIYDGPHYPQKPDWYTDERDAH; the protein is encoded by the coding sequence ATGAGCGATAACGACAAGCAGACAAAGACGGCCGGTGCGCCGATGCCTTCGATGGCCGAAATACTGCTGCACAGCGAAACGATGCCCTGGCGGGAAAAATCGCTTGCCGGTGTCGCGGAGAAAATGTTCTGGCGCGATGACGAAACCGGTGCGTCGATTGCGCTGATCAAATTTTCGAAAGGCGCAGGTATTCCCGCCCCGCACTCCCACGCGTCCAATCAGTTCATGTACTGCCTGAGCGGCAAGTACGAATACACGTCCACCGGCGTCACCCTGTTGCCGGGAAGCTTCTATTGCAACCCAAAGGGCAATGTTCATGGCCCGACGATTGCACACGAGGAGACCGTCGTTGTCGAGATCTACGACGGCCCGCACTATCCGCAGAAGCCCGATTGGTACACGGATGAACGCGATGCTCACTGA
- a CDS encoding Ldh family oxidoreductase, whose amino-acid sequence MLTDNSSIRVPTDSLRELVVSLLVAEGVSVNVATSVADPLIAADLGGKASHGVMLLPMYIERIRAGSVSKAEFAQVAHDAKAVVVLDAANVLGQVSAKQAITLAIERARRYGLAMVTVRNAFHFGEAGFWARKMADAGCVGIAMANTRPLMPAPGGAQRVIGNNPLAIAMPHADEIPVELDMAMSASAMGKIRLAQGAGHEIPEGWAVDAQGIPTRDATKAIAGMLLPAAGPKGFGLAFMIDLLCGGLSDGGVADEVQPLYGASATPYNSAQAFLAIDASQFGLQRPLEQRASDLATQVRTSPPAAGTERLYSPGEISWQVAQANGQTCPVAVDVARQLAGLASVAGVQAPAAWADI is encoded by the coding sequence ATGCTCACTGACAATTCGTCGATCCGTGTGCCGACCGACTCACTGCGTGAACTGGTCGTGAGTCTTCTGGTTGCCGAAGGCGTCTCGGTGAATGTGGCGACGTCGGTGGCCGACCCGCTGATTGCCGCAGATCTTGGCGGGAAAGCGTCGCATGGGGTCATGCTGTTGCCCATGTACATCGAGCGGATTCGCGCTGGCTCCGTCAGCAAGGCCGAGTTTGCGCAGGTCGCACATGACGCCAAAGCCGTCGTCGTACTCGATGCCGCAAACGTGCTCGGTCAGGTGAGCGCGAAGCAGGCCATCACGCTCGCGATAGAACGAGCCCGACGTTACGGGCTGGCGATGGTCACCGTACGAAACGCATTCCATTTCGGTGAAGCCGGATTCTGGGCAAGAAAAATGGCTGATGCGGGGTGCGTCGGCATTGCGATGGCGAACACCCGCCCGTTGATGCCCGCACCCGGCGGGGCGCAACGCGTGATAGGCAACAACCCGCTGGCGATTGCCATGCCGCACGCCGACGAGATTCCGGTGGAGCTCGACATGGCGATGAGCGCAAGCGCCATGGGCAAGATTCGTCTCGCGCAAGGGGCGGGGCACGAGATCCCCGAGGGCTGGGCCGTCGACGCGCAGGGTATTCCGACGCGCGACGCAACCAAGGCCATTGCCGGAATGCTGCTACCCGCAGCAGGGCCGAAAGGCTTCGGTCTGGCTTTCATGATCGATCTGCTATGTGGCGGCCTGTCGGACGGCGGTGTGGCCGACGAAGTGCAACCGCTCTACGGTGCCAGCGCTACGCCCTACAACAGCGCGCAGGCATTTCTGGCAATCGATGCCTCGCAATTCGGTTTGCAACGGCCGCTCGAACAGCGCGCATCCGATTTGGCCACCCAAGTCCGCACGTCGCCCCCCGCAGCCGGTACGGAACGGCTTTACAGCCCGGGGGAGATCAGTTGGCAAGTCGCTCAGGCAAACGGGCAGACATGCCCGGTCGCCGTCGACGTCGCACGACAACTTGCAGGGCTGGCGAGCGTCGCGGGTGTGCAGGCGCCTGCGGCGTGGGCAGATATCTGA
- a CDS encoding RidA family protein, with amino-acid sequence MAKEQISTDALRTPNGHFSQATTIEAKGKLVFISGMTARRPDGTIAGVGDIEAQTRQVCENIKSAVAAAGGTLADVCRVDVYVRNMEHFEAIHKVRREYFHPPLPASTMVEVTKMVSPDYLIEINAIAVLPQA; translated from the coding sequence ATGGCGAAAGAGCAAATCAGCACCGACGCACTGCGCACGCCCAACGGACACTTTTCGCAAGCGACCACCATTGAGGCGAAGGGCAAGCTCGTGTTCATCTCCGGGATGACCGCTCGACGTCCCGACGGCACGATCGCGGGCGTTGGCGACATCGAAGCGCAAACCCGTCAGGTCTGCGAGAACATCAAGAGCGCTGTCGCGGCCGCTGGCGGCACGCTTGCGGACGTTTGCCGCGTCGATGTCTACGTGCGCAACATGGAGCACTTCGAGGCCATCCACAAGGTACGACGCGAGTATTTCCATCCGCCGCTGCCCGCTTCCACGATGGTCGAGGTGACCAAGATGGTCTCGCCCGACTACCTCATCGAGATCAACGCCATCGCCGTTTTGCCGCAAGCGTGA
- a CDS encoding fumarylacetoacetate hydrolase family protein produces MAFATLQYNGEKRIAVRHDDDWVILPASMGDMVALIEGGKDALARARRYAASPDAPRVAVGEARLLAPIQRFSRDVLCTGWNYWDHFEEGKGKREGQDVPAPTAPTFFTKGPDTVIGPVDDIAYDASLSAKWDYEAEMVVIIGKTGRSIPVEDAMAYVWGYCLANDISQRDLQRRHGGQWLKGKSIDATMPLGPWIVPADEVDPANVQLECVVNGTVLQSASTRLMAFSIPELIAELSFGMTLRAGDVLLTGTPSGIGNAREPQVFLHEGDEVIVRGSGLGELRNRMTSVDLHGKSGIRIGV; encoded by the coding sequence ATGGCTTTCGCAACACTGCAGTACAACGGCGAGAAGCGCATCGCCGTCAGACACGATGACGACTGGGTCATTCTGCCCGCATCGATGGGCGATATGGTGGCGCTGATCGAAGGTGGAAAGGATGCGCTGGCGCGGGCCCGGCGCTACGCAGCGTCGCCCGATGCCCCTCGGGTGGCGGTCGGCGAAGCGCGTCTGCTCGCGCCGATTCAGCGCTTTTCTCGCGACGTACTTTGTACCGGGTGGAATTACTGGGACCACTTCGAAGAGGGCAAGGGAAAGCGGGAAGGGCAGGATGTTCCCGCACCCACCGCCCCCACGTTTTTCACCAAGGGGCCGGATACCGTGATCGGGCCGGTCGATGACATCGCGTACGACGCATCTCTGTCCGCCAAATGGGACTATGAAGCCGAAATGGTGGTCATCATCGGCAAGACCGGGCGGAGCATCCCGGTGGAGGACGCGATGGCGTACGTGTGGGGCTATTGTCTGGCCAACGACATCTCCCAGCGCGATCTCCAGCGGCGTCATGGCGGGCAATGGCTGAAGGGAAAGAGTATCGACGCCACCATGCCCTTGGGACCCTGGATCGTGCCGGCGGACGAAGTCGATCCCGCGAACGTCCAGCTTGAGTGCGTAGTCAACGGCACGGTGCTTCAGTCGGCGAGCACGCGGCTCATGGCCTTCTCGATTCCCGAACTGATCGCTGAGTTGTCGTTCGGCATGACGCTTCGTGCCGGTGACGTGTTGCTCACGGGAACGCCCAGCGGCATAGGCAACGCGCGAGAGCCGCAGGTATTTCTCCACGAGGGCGATGAGGTGATCGTGCGCGGAAGCGGCCTCGGAGAGCTTAGAAATCGGATGACGTCCGTTGATCTGCACGGTAAATCCGGCATCCGTATCGGTGTCTGA